In Scyliorhinus torazame isolate Kashiwa2021f chromosome 18, sScyTor2.1, whole genome shotgun sequence, the following are encoded in one genomic region:
- the LOC140395364 gene encoding LOW QUALITY PROTEIN: E3 ubiquitin/ISG15 ligase TRIM25-like (The sequence of the model RefSeq protein was modified relative to this genomic sequence to represent the inferred CDS: inserted 2 bases in 1 codon): protein MASSTVGSQDKFVCTICLDIFNKPTTLPCGHSFCLQCIDCYWELNPSLGGPSCPQCLQIFSPKPTLQQNLILCEIMEELRSRGKLSAGAKAGLGDAACDLCTETKLKGRKSHLDCLVTFRQSHLAAHEKVPLSLVDPVKQLNAQRPCATHGKPLDWFCRTDGMCXCELCASQQHLIHETVTVPEEMAKRQNLILQESSKNKLQLQKTLAEVSKLQLKADSVKNSSQELRTEVTKKFTAMIKVIEEAHKEAIGLINDDEQAMLRQVEGVRSQLQQRCAELSRNENQLSTLLKINDDLIFLQGSSCFKASEQPLDFSQLNTDVQSTMAHVNLAVTDLATWIEQRVQKFPNQIRGK, encoded by the exons ATGGCTTCATCCACAGTGGGTTCCCAGGATAAATTTGTTTGTACGATCTGTCTTGACATCTTCAACAAGCCGACCACCCTCCCGTGTGGCCACAGTTTCTGCCTGCAGTGTATCGACTGTTACTGGGAGCTAAACCCCAGCTTAGGCGGACCCAGTTGCCCGCAGTGTCTCCAAATCTTCAGTCCCAAACCCACCCTGCAACAAAACCTCATCTTGTGTGAAATCATGGAGGAGCTCAGATCAAGGGGCAAGCTTTCAGCGGGGGCGAAGGCTGGCCTCGGGGATGCGGCCTGTGACCTCTGCACCGAGACAAAGTTGAAAGGCAGGAAGTCTCACTTGGATTGCCTGGTCACTTTCCGTCAGAGCCACTTGGCAGCTCATGAGAAGGTCCCACTTTCTCTGGTTGACCCGGTCAAGCAGCTCAACGCCCAGAGACCGTGTGCAACTCACGGGAAACCTCTGGATTGGTTCTGCAGAACCGATGGAATGTG GTGTGAACTGTGTGCCAGCCAGCAACACCTTATTCACGAAACGGTGACTGTGCCGGAGGAAATGGCTAAACGACAG AATCTGATTCTCCAGGAGTCATCTAAAAATAAACTACAGCTACAAAAGACATTGGCAGAGGTCAGCAAGCTTCAGCTGAAAGCTGATTCAGTTAAG AATTCCTCACAGGAGCTGAGAACTGAGGTCACTAAGAAATTTACTGCCATGATCAAAGTCATTGAAGAAGCACATAAAGAAGCGATTGGGCTGATCAATGATGATGAGCAAGCCATGCTGCGCCAAGTTGAGGGTGTCAGGAGCCAACTGCAGCAGAGGTGTGCTGAACTCAGCAGGAACGAGAATCAACTGAGTACCCTGTTGAAGATCAATGATGACCTAATATTTTTGCAG GGATCCAGTTGTTTCAAAGCAAGTGAGCAACCTCTGGATTTCTCACAGTTAAATACAGATGTCCAATCTACAATGGCTCATGTCAACTTGGCTGTCACAGACCTTGCAACATGGATTGAACAGCGAGTGCAGAAGTTTCCCAATCAAATCCGAGGCAAATGA